TTCATCAAGACACTCACCGCGACAGCCGTAGCCCTTAGTCTGGGATTCGGCGCTGCCTATGCCAGCGCTACCGAAATCACCGGTGCAGGCAGCACCTGGGTATACCCGCTGCTAAGCAAATGGAGCCAGCCCTATGAGCAAGCTACCCATGTCAAAATCAACTACCAGGCTATCGGTTCCGGTGGCGGTATCAAACAAATCAAAGCCGGTACCGTGAATTTCGGCGCCAGCGACATGCCGCTTAAACCAAAAGACCTGCAGGATAATCACCTGATCCAGTTTCCGACCGCCATTGCAGGAGAAGACATGATCGTCAATCTGCCCGGCATCAAGCCCGGCCAGCTAATCCTGAGCGGCCCGGTCATCGCCAAAATCTATCTGGGCGAAATCACCAAGTGGAATGATCCTGCCATCACCGGCCTGAACAAAGGCCTGAAATTACCGGATATGACCATCACCCCGGTACACCGTGCCGATGGTTCCGGCACCACCTTCACCTTCGCCAGCTACCTGTCCAAAGTTGATCCGACCTGGGAACAGAAAATCGGCGTTGATACCGCTGTAAACTGGGTAAACGGCATCGGCGGCAAAGGTAACGATGGTGTTGCAGCCCTGGTCAAGCAAGTTTCCGGCTCCATCGGCTACGTGGAATACGCGTACATTCTGGAAAGCAAGCTGAACTATGTACGCATGTACAACCAGGCCGGAAAACTGGTAAGCCCAAGCCTCAAAGGCTTTCAGGCTGCTGCTGCCAACGTCGATTTCACCAAGGCTGAAGATTTTTACGTCATCCTCACCAACCAGCCCGGTGTTGATAGCTGGCCGATCTCCGGCTGCACATGGGAAATCCTGAAAAAAGACGCACCTAAAGAAAACAACCAGGCAGTGGTTAATTTCTTTAACTGGGGCTTCGAACACGGCCAGGACCTGGCCAAATCGATCGCATTCGGCCCGCTGCCAACCAGCACCGTTAAAGCCATCAAAACCTACTGGCACGACCAGCTAGGCGTTTAAACAACTGCAACACCAACACCGTCCAAGGCATCCGGACGGTGTTCCCACTGCAACAACTTGACTCCCGCACTATGTCATTAGCGCAGCCAATAAAGGTATAATACCCACATTAGTAGCCTGCTTATTTGCATAGTCATATGAAAAAACAAATCCAGAATTTCAATCACTCCGCGCTATCACTGATAGAACATATCGGCCTGCTA
This DNA window, taken from Sulfuriferula thiophila, encodes the following:
- the pstS gene encoding phosphate ABC transporter substrate-binding protein PstS codes for the protein MQPTKRFIKTLTATAVALSLGFGAAYASATEITGAGSTWVYPLLSKWSQPYEQATHVKINYQAIGSGGGIKQIKAGTVNFGASDMPLKPKDLQDNHLIQFPTAIAGEDMIVNLPGIKPGQLILSGPVIAKIYLGEITKWNDPAITGLNKGLKLPDMTITPVHRADGSGTTFTFASYLSKVDPTWEQKIGVDTAVNWVNGIGGKGNDGVAALVKQVSGSIGYVEYAYILESKLNYVRMYNQAGKLVSPSLKGFQAAAANVDFTKAEDFYVILTNQPGVDSWPISGCTWEILKKDAPKENNQAVVNFFNWGFEHGQDLAKSIAFGPLPTSTVKAIKTYWHDQLGV